The genomic region GCATTTCGCGAAGCGGGTTTTCTTGTGCGCCTGATGGGCGATGAGGCGGTGATTCACACCCGTGACTTCTCGCTGTCTAAACCGAGTTCTAAACCGTTGCAGCAGGCGGTGCGCCGCGTGCAGCGCGCGGGCGTGCAGATTCACTCGGCCCCGCAGAGCGACATTTCCCCTGAGTTGAAAGAAAAGATCGCCCGCGCCGTACAGCAGTACCGGGTGGGCGATGAACGCGGCTTCACGATGGCGCTAGACCGGGTGGTGAGCCCGGAAGACCCCAGTAGCCGACTGGTTTGGGCAACCCGGCCAGATGGGATGATCGAGGCGGTGCTGTCGTTTGTTCCATTTGGCCACCACGGCTTGTCGCTGTCGCACATGCGCCGCTACCCGGGGGCCACGAACGGGGTGATGGAGGCCATGGTGGTGCACTTGCTGCGCGAATGCGCGGATGCGGGCATCACCCAGGTGTCGTTGAACTTCGCGATGTTCAGAAAGTTCTTCGTCCAGGGCGAAGCTGTGGACGCGCGGGCGTTTGACCGGGCTCTGTATTCGATTATGCGGTTGGCGTCGCGATTCTGGCAGTTAGAAAGCCTGTACGAGTCGAATGCCCGCTACGCTCCCGAATGGGTGCCGCGCTACATGTGTTTACCCGGTATTGCGGAAGGCTCCCGGGTGGGTTTGGCCGCCGGCATGCTGGAAGGCTTCGTGCCGCACCTGGGGCGCAAACGCGTCGTCGAGTGGACTCCAACACGCGAATACTTGGACGCGGTGCACGAGATTGAAGCGACGAGTGTTGCGGATGTGGTTCCTTCCCAGCCTGAGGTGCAGTGTGTCCGCGCTGCAAAAGCCCAGTGGCTGGAAGAGCGCGGCATGGACCCGTACCCACCGAGTTTGCCGGTTCCCTCATCGGTAACTGCTGTGGAGCAGGCGCGAGTGCTGAAAGTGGACACGATTTCTGACGTTGAAACGCAGGCGGGTGGGCGAGTGCGGTACATCCGCGACCACGGGGGCATCGTGTTTGTGGTGCTCGAACAAGAGCGCGTGCAGATCCAAGCGGTTTTTGAACGTTCGAAAGCCAAATACTTCGACCTGTTATTGGGCGTGCAGCGCGGGGACGTGATCCGCGTGGAGGGCTACGCGATGCGCACCCGCACCGGAGAGCTTTCAGTGAGCGTGCGCAAGTGGGCGATGGCGGCGAAAGCGATTCGGCCGGTACCTCACGTGGGGGATGTGATTGACCCCAGTCAGCGCGGGCGCGAGCGGGTGCGCTACCTGCTGGCTAATCCGGATGCGGTCTACCTGTTGCAACTGCGTTCTAAAGCGGTGAAACGCATCCGCGAGTTCATGGCCGAGCAGGGGTATTGCGAAGTGGAAACCCCCATGCTGCACCCGGTGCAAGGTGGGGCGAACGCCCGCCCGTTTGTGACGCACATCAACGCGTATGACGCGGATGTGTTTATGCGGATCGCGCCCGAACTGTATTTGAAACGGCTTGCGGTAGCGGGGATGGGGGCCATCTATGAAATGGGCCGGTCATTTCGTAATGAGGGCGCGGATGCGACTCACAATCCGGAGTTCACGTCGCTTGAGGCCTACCGGGCGGGCGGGGACTACACGACGATGCGCACGCTCACGGAGCAACTGATTAAAGCAATGGCAACGGAAATGTTCGGAAAACCGGTGGCGCACCGGCCGGCCGACACCCCGGGAGTGGGGGAGCAGACCGCAGCTACGTTTGAGGGACACGAACTGCACGAGTTCGACCTGTCTAAACCCTGGCCCGTGGTGCGCGTGTACGACGCAGTTTCGCAAGCAGTGGGGCAGCGGATCGAGACGGATACGAGCGTGGAAACCCTCGTGGAACTGGCGAAACAGCATGAGGTTGAGCTGCCCCCGGTGCGTGACCACGCGAACCTCATTGGGGCACTGTACGACGACTTGGTGGAGGCACACACGGTCCACCCCACGTTCTACTGTGATTTCCCAGCTGAAACCTCACCGCTGACCCGGAAAGATACGCACAACCCGGCGTTAGCGCAGCGGTGGGATCTCGTGGCGTTCGGCATGGAGATTGGAACGGCGTACACGGAACTGACGGACCCGCGGGATCAACGGGAACGGTTCACAATGCAGTCGCTCGCGGCAGCTGCGGGGGATCCGGAAGCGATGAGTATCGACGAAGCATTCCTGTCTGACCTGGAGCTCGGACTTGTCCCGACCGGAGGTTTAGGCCTGGGCGTAGACCGCTTGTGCATGATGCTCACAGGAGTGAATATCCGCCCGCTCCTAACTTTCCCGTTCGTGAAACCAAAATAACCTCAAGAACTATCTTTGCCGGCAGAAATAAACTCACGTGTGGAACGCAAAACGGGGGACTTGTTAAACCGAGCATGGGGCGTAAAGATATAGTTCATAGGGACCTTGAATAGGAGTAGGGAACAGGAGCACACGTGTCGCGATTTATTTCTACCCAGCCGATTCATCTGAACCTGCCCACATCAATTCCAAAACTTCCCGAGCGCGGCGAGATTCTGCTCGCTAGCTCCATGTTGGCAGCTCCCGGCGGGGGGTTTTTAGGACTCGCCGCGGCCGGTGAACTCGGGGTCCATGCCGCCGCACTGTCCGTACTCGGATCCGGGCCGAACTCGTTCGTGGCGCGCCGCGTTCTGCGTCAGCGCAGCATCGAAATCCTGACTGAAGAAATGATCGGTGACATCGGGGTTGCTATGCAACTGGTGGAAGAAGGCGGGTACACCACCACCGTGTTGTCGGTAGGCGTGGAATCCGACCCGCCCTTAGCGATGTTCCACCAGGTGGAAGTGCAACCCGGCGACGTGGTGCTGGTACACGGCCTCACCATGACTAACTCCCAAGCCGCCAAACAAATCGCCCGGTGGGCCGCGAACCTCGACGAAAGCATCACGGTTGTGCTGTGTCCCTCGCCCATGCTCGACCAGATCGATCCCGAAGTGTGGCCCATGCTCCTGCACCGGGCGGACTACCTTAGTTTGAACTTGCGCGAAGCCCGGATCCTCCCGGGACTGCTGGAACCAGGCGAAATCGGGTGGCAGGCCGTCGCCGAGCGGATGCGGCCCAACACCGTTGTGGTGCGGCGCATGGGGTCCATCGGGTGTGAATACCACCGCAACGGCGACGCCGCTTCACGCGTAGTGGTCCCCGCTTTTCACGTACCCGTTGCGGACACATCCGGGGTTGGGGACATCCACGTAGGGGCCATGTGCGGGGCGCTCGCAGTGGGACACGACGTGGGCGCCGCGGTACTCATTGCGAACGCAGCGGGCGCCGTAATGATCTCGCACGAGTACTCAATGCACATTCCTTCGCTGGACGACCTCATGGCATTCCTCGACTTTGACCCCACTGAACCGGCGTGCCTGGACACAGCCGAGGCCTCTAAGCGGGTAAATTAACTTATACTATGGCACACGAACGCGCGAAAAAATCCGATCAGCCTACCGATGAATCCAACCGCTCCCCCCTGCTGAGTCTGATTACCACAATCGGTTCCGCGTTCTTCAAAGGCTTGCGCAAGGGCGTTCGTTTTTTTGCCCGCGGGGTCGCGGCGGCGTATCGGCACGTCCACGCGTGGGATCCACAGCTAAAACGTGACATCGTCGCAGTAGTTCTAGTTCTCCTCGCAGTTTTATTTGCGTTAGGTACCTGGCTGCACACATTCGGTGGGGTGGGGCAGTGGTTCCAGAACCTGGGGCGAAACCTGGCTGGGGTTTTTGACGTCACGATCCCAATTGCGCTCGTTTACGTGGCGGTACAACTGTTCAATGCCCGGGTAGAAAACCGCTTGCCGGCGCAAATAACAGCACTGATTGGCACCGCTGCAGCCCTAACTGGGATGGTGCAGGCAACGCGCGCTAACCCCCCGCTGTCAAACCTGCCGCGGGTCGCGAACGCCGGCGGTGTGATCGGCTGGTTCTTCGGATACCCCCTCACGGCGCTGCTGACCAGTGGTGGGGCAGTGATTGTGCTCCTACTGGTTTTGCTCGCATCCGCCGTCATCGCTATGCGCACGCCCCTTCGCGACCTGCCCCGCGTTCTCAAACAGGGAATCACACGCCAGTCAGACGCTGCGCAACAACCCCCGCACCTGGATGAATACGATGCAGACGAAGCGTTCCGCACCGCGCACGAAGTTGAAGACAACACCCAGGTTTTCCCCGCCGAGCACGAAGTCTACGAACCCTCCCAGGCACTACCAGGCGACGCCGAACCCGCAACCGAAGTGTTCACGCCCACCGGCTCTACGAAGCGTGACGCTCAGCCGAGTGCAACCTCGGCTGAGCCCTCCAGCGCGGACCTCCCGGTGGATGTAAATCCCGACGATCCGAATGCGCCGTACGAACTGCCCGGTGACAATGCACTGGTTAAGGGTGCCCCCCACAAGACCCGCTCTGCTGTGAACGACCAGGTAGTGCACGCCCTCCAACAGGTCTTGGATGAGTTCAAAGTCGATGCCACTGTGGATGGATTCTCGCGCGGGCCAACCGTTACCCGCTACGAAGTTTCCCTTGGTACCGGCGTTAAAGTCGAGCGGATTGAACAGCTTTCCAAGAACATTGCGTACGCGGTTGCGTCAGCGGACGTGCGGATCCTCTCGCCCATTCCCGGAAAGTCCGCAATCGGTGTGGAAATCCCCAACGCGGACCGCGAAACCGTTGCGCTCGGTGACGTGTTGCGTTCCGCCGCTGCACTGCGCAATCACCATCCCCTCGCCGTTGGGGTTGGGAAAGATGTTGAGGGCGGCTACGTCGTTACAAACATTGCGAAAACCCCCCACCTGCTGGTGGCGGGCGCAACTGGTTCCGGTAAGTCGTCTTTCGTTAACTCGATGATCACGTCCATCATGATGCGTGCCACACCCGCTCAGGTGCGTATGATTCTGGTGGATCCAAAACGCGTGGAACTCACCATTTACGAGGGTATCCCGCACCTGATCACCCCGATTATTACCGACCCGAAAAAAGCAGCGGAAGCCCTGGAGTGGGTCGTTAAAGAAATGGATCACCGCTACGACGACCTCTCACAATTTGGGTTCAAACACATTGACGACTTCAACAAGGCAGTGATCGCTGGGCAAGTGCAAACCCCACCCGGATCCGAACGCCAACTCAGCCCGTACCCGTACCTGCTGGTTGTTGTCGATGAGCTGGCGGACCTCATGATGGTTGCTCCACGCGACGTAGAAGCCTCGATTCAGCGCATCACCCAGTTGGCACGCGCGGCCGGTATCCACCTGGTCTTAGCGACGCAGCGTCCCTCAGTGGACGTGGTGACCGGGCTAATCAAGTCCAACATCCCATCCCGGCTCGCGTTCGCAACCTCCTCGCTTGCGGACTCGCGAGTTATTCTGGACCAGTCGGGAGCGGAGAAACTCATCGGGCAAGGTGACGCCCTCTACCTACCCATGGGCGCGGGAAAACCAATGCGCGTGCAAGGCGCGTGGGTAACCGAATCAGAGATCCACCGCGTAGTGGACCACGTGAAATCACAAATGACGCCCGTGTACCGCGAAGATGTGACGGAACCTGCGAAGAAAACGATGGTGGCCGAAGACATCGGTGACGACCTGGACGACCTCCTGCAAGCTGCGGAACTCGTGGTGTCAACGCAACTGGGTTCCACTTCCATGCTCCAGCGCAAACTGCGGATTGGATTCGCGAGGGCAGGCCGCCTCATGGACCTATTGGAATCGCGTGAAATTGTGGGGCCTTCGCAAGGATCTAAAGCCCGCGAAGTGCTGGTGGAGCCAGAAGCGCTACCACAGGTTCTGGCAATGCTCAGGGGCGAGAATCCGGTAGGCTCAGAAGAGAGCAGTGAAGCAAGTGAAGAAGACGCGTGGCAACTCACCGGACGATAGGTTAAATCCGGTGGGTACCGTGAGAGGCGGGGACTATGAATAAAGCGCAAATGGACGACAACGTGTCGGACGCGCGGGGGAGTGAAGAAATCTGGAACCTCCCGAACATTTTGACAATGCTGCGGCTGGCTCTAGTGCCGGTGTTCATAATCCTCATGTTCATCCCCTCAACGGCGTGCCGCTGGGGGGCCCTCGCGGTGTTCGTTGTCGCTGCCGCAACGGATCACTTCGACGGTGAGATTGCGCGCAAACGCGGGTTGATCACGGACTTCGGAAAGATTTGGGATCCGATTGCTGACAAGGCGCTAACGCTGGGCGCGTTCATCGTGTTGTCCATAACGGGCCTGCTCGGATGGTGGTTTACGATAATCGTGGGCGTGCGGGAACTGGGGATCACGTGGATGCGTCGCCGACTTTTGCGCCGCGGCATAGTGGTCGCCGCGAACTCCGGTGGGAAAGCGAAAACCGTGTCGCAGATGTTCCTCATCTTCCTCCTGGTTGGCCCGTGGACCACGTGGATTACCGCTCCCGCGTTCGCTACCGCCTTGCACTGGGTGACCGTGGCATTTATCGCGATCGCATTCGTCCTCACCGTCTGGTCCGGTGGTGTGTACGTGGTGGAAGCGGCGAAAATCGTCCGCAAACGAAGTTAGTAACGGACACTTTCCCACCTGTTCCTCTCACCACCTGTTCCTCTCACCACCCGGACCTCTAAACGTGTGATTCCCCACTTATCGGCTTGGAATATTGTTTGCTGAACCGGGGTTTACGTTCATATGAAGGAAAAAAGTCCAAGTCGTTATTACATTAAGGTGGCACCGTCAGATCAGACGGGACGCATAACACACCCACGAGCATTAAAGAATCAAGCATCTGTTCGATACGGTAGGAATATGCAGGTATCAAAGATTGAGACACTGTCATTGCGAGAGCACCTTGGGGAAGTGCTGCGAAACATTCGCCGTCACCAGGGGCGCACACTACGGGACGTGTCTTCCGATGCGCAGGTTTCCCTCGGGTATTTATCGGAAGTTGAACG from Gleimia hominis harbors:
- the lysX gene encoding bifunctional lysylphosphatidylglycerol synthetase/lysine--tRNA ligase LysX encodes the protein MSKRQLSPIDNAFLRGKAVRVPQWIATVLYFAALWSALLLTGAFDTVPFNWVTLALFLLGLPSVSGLHVTVGLAVLAYLVSTRKRVGWWVLLGIQLVSLLGIAMAILIAVAPHLLASNTVENLDANALFELPSELVVFVILKVLCSTVITAWLLCIRRAFPGRIMPGSIIAALVVLAVGFLTAIATGSILWTLAGRPESEGSSKHWIIGTAMGRYLTRLLTGEPSVGGPLWIRVVISTIMAITIVAALFVFLRGRRMPGRTMADDLKVRDLLARYGSDSLGYFATRADRSIVESADGEAVVSYAVALGVSIVGGDPIGARSSWADAITRWMSLCAHYGWVPAAMSVSEEGAKAFREAGFLVRLMGDEAVIHTRDFSLSKPSSKPLQQAVRRVQRAGVQIHSAPQSDISPELKEKIARAVQQYRVGDERGFTMALDRVVSPEDPSSRLVWATRPDGMIEAVLSFVPFGHHGLSLSHMRRYPGATNGVMEAMVVHLLRECADAGITQVSLNFAMFRKFFVQGEAVDARAFDRALYSIMRLASRFWQLESLYESNARYAPEWVPRYMCLPGIAEGSRVGLAAGMLEGFVPHLGRKRVVEWTPTREYLDAVHEIEATSVADVVPSQPEVQCVRAAKAQWLEERGMDPYPPSLPVPSSVTAVEQARVLKVDTISDVETQAGGRVRYIRDHGGIVFVVLEQERVQIQAVFERSKAKYFDLLLGVQRGDVIRVEGYAMRTRTGELSVSVRKWAMAAKAIRPVPHVGDVIDPSQRGRERVRYLLANPDAVYLLQLRSKAVKRIREFMAEQGYCEVETPMLHPVQGGANARPFVTHINAYDADVFMRIAPELYLKRLAVAGMGAIYEMGRSFRNEGADATHNPEFTSLEAYRAGGDYTTMRTLTEQLIKAMATEMFGKPVAHRPADTPGVGEQTAATFEGHELHEFDLSKPWPVVRVYDAVSQAVGQRIETDTSVETLVELAKQHEVELPPVRDHANLIGALYDDLVEAHTVHPTFYCDFPAETSPLTRKDTHNPALAQRWDLVAFGMEIGTAYTELTDPRDQRERFTMQSLAAAAGDPEAMSIDEAFLSDLELGLVPTGGLGLGVDRLCMMLTGVNIRPLLTFPFVKPK
- a CDS encoding PfkB family carbohydrate kinase, with translation MSRFISTQPIHLNLPTSIPKLPERGEILLASSMLAAPGGGFLGLAAAGELGVHAAALSVLGSGPNSFVARRVLRQRSIEILTEEMIGDIGVAMQLVEEGGYTTTVLSVGVESDPPLAMFHQVEVQPGDVVLVHGLTMTNSQAAKQIARWAANLDESITVVLCPSPMLDQIDPEVWPMLLHRADYLSLNLREARILPGLLEPGEIGWQAVAERMRPNTVVVRRMGSIGCEYHRNGDAASRVVVPAFHVPVADTSGVGDIHVGAMCGALAVGHDVGAAVLIANAAGAVMISHEYSMHIPSLDDLMAFLDFDPTEPACLDTAEASKRVN
- a CDS encoding DNA translocase FtsK gives rise to the protein MAHERAKKSDQPTDESNRSPLLSLITTIGSAFFKGLRKGVRFFARGVAAAYRHVHAWDPQLKRDIVAVVLVLLAVLFALGTWLHTFGGVGQWFQNLGRNLAGVFDVTIPIALVYVAVQLFNARVENRLPAQITALIGTAAALTGMVQATRANPPLSNLPRVANAGGVIGWFFGYPLTALLTSGGAVIVLLLVLLASAVIAMRTPLRDLPRVLKQGITRQSDAAQQPPHLDEYDADEAFRTAHEVEDNTQVFPAEHEVYEPSQALPGDAEPATEVFTPTGSTKRDAQPSATSAEPSSADLPVDVNPDDPNAPYELPGDNALVKGAPHKTRSAVNDQVVHALQQVLDEFKVDATVDGFSRGPTVTRYEVSLGTGVKVERIEQLSKNIAYAVASADVRILSPIPGKSAIGVEIPNADRETVALGDVLRSAAALRNHHPLAVGVGKDVEGGYVVTNIAKTPHLLVAGATGSGKSSFVNSMITSIMMRATPAQVRMILVDPKRVELTIYEGIPHLITPIITDPKKAAEALEWVVKEMDHRYDDLSQFGFKHIDDFNKAVIAGQVQTPPGSERQLSPYPYLLVVVDELADLMMVAPRDVEASIQRITQLARAAGIHLVLATQRPSVDVVTGLIKSNIPSRLAFATSSLADSRVILDQSGAEKLIGQGDALYLPMGAGKPMRVQGAWVTESEIHRVVDHVKSQMTPVYREDVTEPAKKTMVAEDIGDDLDDLLQAAELVVSTQLGSTSMLQRKLRIGFARAGRLMDLLESREIVGPSQGSKAREVLVEPEALPQVLAMLRGENPVGSEESSEASEEDAWQLTGR
- the pgsA gene encoding CDP-diacylglycerol--glycerol-3-phosphate 3-phosphatidyltransferase; this encodes MNKAQMDDNVSDARGSEEIWNLPNILTMLRLALVPVFIILMFIPSTACRWGALAVFVVAAATDHFDGEIARKRGLITDFGKIWDPIADKALTLGAFIVLSITGLLGWWFTIIVGVRELGITWMRRRLLRRGIVVAANSGGKAKTVSQMFLIFLLVGPWTTWITAPAFATALHWVTVAFIAIAFVLTVWSGGVYVVEAAKIVRKRS